CAAAAGAGGAGAACAGTGGTACAGGTAAAATTACCTGAACTATAGTCATATCAGGGTTTCCGAGTGTTTTAGCGAAAAGGTAGCGTTAAGAATATCACAAAAAGTGTGCAGATTTCATTGCGCGTTTAGTAGATATTCTGTATGATCCGCCCCCTTTGGTAGATAAATTACCAGACACTTAATTTCAATCAACACGACGTGTGGTGTTCGGCTGTGGGCTGAATGGCGACACGGCCTTAGTAGAGGTTTTCCATGCAAAAAGATATTCATCCTAAATACGAAGAAATTACTGCATCTTGTTCTTGCGGTAACGTTATGAAAATCAACTCCACAGCAGGTCACAACCTGAATCTGGACGTTTGTGATAAATGCCACCCATTCTATACTGGTAAACAACGTGATGTTGCAACCGGTGGTCGTGTTGATCTGTTCAACAAACGCTTCAAAATCCCAGGTAGCAAATAAGATATTTGTTGCTACACGATATCAGCAAAGTCTGGTATCTTGCGGACAGTTTGGCACTAAAGAAAAGCCCAAAGTTTTTGCTTTGGGCTTTTTTATTCGTGTTAATCAAGCAATGAGTCAATAAATCGGCGCTGATTAATACTCCCAAGTATCGGGATCAACCCCGTGCTGGCGCATTATTTCTTTTGCCTCTTCAGGGATTTCATCATTACGTTCTTTACGTAAGTCTTCATCATTTGGGAGAGGCTGTCCGGTAAATGCGTGCAAAAATGCTTCACACAATAATTCACTATTGGTTGCATGTTTTAGGTTATTAACCTGACGGCGAGTGCGTTCATCGGTCAAAATTTTCAACACTTTCAACGGAATTGAAACTGTGATTTTCTTAACTTGCTCACTCTTTTTGCCATGCTCAGCGTAAGGGCTGATATATTCACCGTTCCATTCAGCCATGGATTACCTTTATTAATATCATTTAGTTGAAGTCAGAATAGGGTTAACCCACATTCTGATGTGGCAATACCAGTTTATCATGACTTTTCTAAAACCACCGACTCTTCTGACTGAAGGTGAGAGAAAAAGTAATGGTCCACTGGTGATATCCTTAATTCAGGTATTATTCCATTACTTAATCTATCCGTAAAGGAGTTTAGATGTCTAGATGTATTGACGTCTTAGTGTCTAATTGGATATGCTGTTGTCGACTTTTCCATTTATCGCTGTGACAAGGTGCCTGCATGACGAAGAAAACAGCAACACTCGCTATCCATAATGGGCTAAATGAAGATACACAATTTGGTTGTGTTGTACCGCCTATCTATCTTTCTAGCACTTATAATTTCTTAGAATTTAATCAGCCTCGTGAACATGATTATTCTCGTCGCGGTAATCCCACACGTGATATGGTGCAAAAAGCATTAGCTGAGCTAGAAGGAGGGGTAGGCGCTGTTGTCACTAGCAGTGGAATGTCGGCAATTCATTTAATTTGTACGGTTTTTTTAAAACCAGGCGATGTTATCGTCGCACCTCATGACTGCTATGGGGGGAGTTATCGCCTTTTTAACAGTCAACAAGAGCGTGGAGCTTACCGGGTCATTTTTGTGGATCAAAATGATGATATTGCACTAAAGCAAGCTTTATTACATCAGCCTAAAATTGTTTTTATCGAAACACCAAGTAATCCTCTTTTAAGAATAACGGATATTCAAAAGATCAGTGAACTAGCTCATCAACAAGGTGCTTTAGTGGTTGCGGATAACACCTTTATGAGTCCGGTCTTACAAAAGCCATTAACATTAGGTGCAGATATTGTTGTGCACTCCTGCACAAAATATCTCAATGGTCATTCAGATATTGTTGCGGGTGTTGTTATCTGTCAGTGTCAGAAACAGCTTGAGGAGCTAAGCTGGTGGGCGAATAATATTGGCGTCACATCTGGCGCATTTGATAGTTATTTATTATTACGAGGTATAAGAACTCTCGTGCCTCGAATTCGACTTCAACAAGAAAATGCACAGACATTAGTGGCATTTTTACAAACACAGCCTTTAGTCGAAAAAATGTATTACCCCGCACTGGAAAATCATGCAGGCCATCAAATAGCAAAAAAACAGCAGCAAGGTTTCGGTGCGATGTTAAGTTTTGAGTTAAAAGGGGGGGTGGAGGTAATTAAACTCTTTTTATCTCACTTAACTCTCTTTACACTGGCAGAATCTTTAGGTGGGGTAGAAACCTTAATTTGTCACCCTGCCACAATGACACATGCGGGCATGTCAGATGAGGCGAAGAAAATAGCGGGAATAAGTCCCTCATTGCTCCGTATCTCTGTAGGTATTGAAGATAGCCAGGATTTAATCAACGATTTACAAAATGCGTTTGATGCAGCAACTAAAAGGTAACCATGGATCATGAGCGTAGTGGCAATTAAACAACAGGCGGAACCGATTTGCCGTCAGTTACATAAATTCGGTGGTAGCAGTCTTGCAGACATAAAATGTTATCAACGTGTCGTGAATATCATGACAAACTATAGCCAACCGAATGATCTCATGGTGGTTTCTGCGGCGGGTTCAACAACCAATCAGCTAATTAGCTGGCTTAAACTGAGTCAAAGTGATCGCATTTCAGCGCATCAAGTTCAGCAAACATTACGACGCTACCAATTGTCATTAATTGAAGGTCTTCTTTCAAAAGAAAATGCAGAGCTTCTCTCTCAAGCGTTTATTGCCGATCTTGAACGTTTAAGTTATTTACTTGATAAGCCTATGACAGAGGCGACTTATGCCGAAGTTGTCGGCCATGGTGAAATCTGGTCTGCAAGATTAATGGCAAAACTACTAACTGAACAAGGTTTACCGAGTATTTGGTTAGATGCTCGTGAATTTTTGTGTGCAGAAAGAGCCGCACAACCTCAAGTGAATGAAATATTATCTCGCCCATTATTGCAATCACTGTTAGCCAAACATCCTGAATGTCGTTTTGTTGTGACTGGTTTTATTAGCCGTAATCAACAAGGTGAAACGGTTTTATTAGGTCGTAATGGTAGTGACTATTCAGCTACGCAAGTGGGCGCGTTAGCTGATGTCGGAAAAGTGACCATTTGGAGTGATGTCGCGGGAGTATACAGTGCGGATCCACGTAAAGTTAAAGATGCCTGCTTATTACCCTTATTACGTTTAGATGAAGCCAGTGAGTTGGCTCGTTTAGCAGCTCCTGTTTTACATACACGGACATTGCAACCCGTATCAGGCAGTAATATTGATTTGCAACTTCGTTGTAGTTATCAACCTGAGCAAGGTTCAACACGTATAGAACGTGTTTTAGCATCAGGAACGGGCGCCAAGATCGTTACAAGTCATGACGATGTTTGTTTAATTGAGCTACAACTCTCATCCCATCAAAACTTTGAGCAAGTAGCAAAAGAAGTTGATGAATTACTTAAACGTGCGCAAATTCGTCCTTTAGCAACTGGCGTGGACAAAGACAGCCAACTTTTACAGCTCTGTTATACCAGTGAAGTCGCAAACAGTGCATTAGATGTATTACAAGATGCGGTTTTGCCGGGTAAATTACATTTACGTGAAGGGTTCTCTTTAGTGGCGTTAGTTGGTGCGGGTGTGTGTAAAAACCCACTGCATTGTCATCGTTTTTATCAACAACTTAAAGACCAACCTGTTGAATTTATTTGGCATGCTGAAGATAACATTAGCTTAGTCGCTGTATTGCGTAATTATACCGAACATTTATTACAAGGTTTGCATCAAACGCTATTTAGAGCAGAAAAACAGATTGGTTTAGTGTTGTTTGGTAAGGGTAATATTGGCTCTCGTTGGCTAGAGCTTTTTGCACGAGAGCAAGAGCCGTTATCTGCACGCAGTGATTTTGAATTTATTCTTGCGGGGGTCGTTGATAGTCGTCGCAGTTTACTTGATTATCAAGGTATTAACCCTAGTCGTGCATTGGCTTTCTTTGATGAAGAAGCAACAGAGCATACTGAAGAATCACTTTATCTTTGGATGAGAGCACATCCTTATGATGATTTAGTGGTTGTTGATATTACGGCGAATGAGTCCCTTGCTACTTCTTATGAAGATTTTGCCAGCTATGGTTTTCATGTTATTAGCGCTAATAAAATTGCTGGCTCCGCATCAAGTTTGCGTTATCGGGCTACACGAGATGCCTTTTCTAAAACTGGCCGTCATTGGTTATATAACGCAACAGTGGGCGCAGGCTTACCGATAAACCATACCGTGCGCGATTTACGCGAAAGTGGTGATTCCATTTTATCAATTAGTGGTATTTTCTCAGGCACATTATCGTGGTTATTCTTACAATTTGATGGCTCGGTACCTTTTAGTGAATTGGTAGAACAAGCATGGCAACAAGGGTTAACAGAGCCTGATCCACGAATCGATTTATCAGGACAAGATGTAATGCGTAAGCTGGTTATTCTTGCTCGTGAAGCGGGTTATGATATTGAGCCAGAGCAAGTGAGAGTTGAATCTTTAGTGCCAGTAGAAGCTGAAACGGGTTCACTAGAAGCGTTTTTTGATAACAGTGCGTTGATCAATGAACAAATGGCACAGCGGTTAGCTGCTGCAAATGAAATGGATATGGTATTGCGGTATATCGCGCGTTTTGATGCCAATGGTAAAGCCAAAGTGGGTGTTGAAGCAGTAAGAAAAGATCATCCTCTAGCCTCACTGTTACCCGGTGATAATTTGTTTGCGATTGAAAGCCGTTGGTATCGTGATAATCCACTAGTTATAAGAGGGCCGGGAGCAGGAAGAGATGTGACTGCAGGTGCAATTCAATCAGATTTAAACCGTCTCTCTCAATTACTGTAATTTAATTATTTCTTTTTTATAAAGGTTATCAGCGGGTTATTTTTTGCTGATAACCTTTTGTCATTTTTGTGTCATATCACTCAATTTTTTTAAATTCTTTGGCTATACTTGAAGTATCTCTAGTCACAAAGGAGCGATTAATGTCAAAAGTAGTAAGACAGATTGTCCCACTAAGAAATGAAATGACGGAGGTGAACCATCAAGCTAAAGAGAACGATTGTCAGTAGCTCATGATGTGAAATTTTAGCGTCTTGAGTGGAAGTTGAAGTACAGTTACAACGTGTTTGAACGTTATTAAGAGTACAATTCTATTTACCACGTGTTTTACAACAGACAATTTAATTTACTGAAAGAATAATTTGTTATTCTTAATTTAAAGCGCTGATTTTTCAGCGCTTTATTCGTTTATTAAGGTAGAATGGCAAAAGAACGTACAGGGAAACCAGTGGCATTATTGGGTTTGGCGACAATATTAAAAATAACAGCCCCACGAGTGGGGAGTTGATCTAAGTTAGTCATTAATTCAATTTGATAAGTATCCTGTTCCAATACGTAATACTCACCTAATAACGCATTGTTTTTATGGAATTCTTTTGCTGGATCTGTATCAAATGTTTCATGACCAATAGCTTTTATTTTTCGCTCTTCAAATAAGAATTTGAGAGCATCAAGCCCCCAGCCCGGAATTTGATTTTTTCCTTCAGCATCTTTGTTATCCATCGCCTCTTGTGAAGGCCAGCGCTTACTCCAGTCAGTACGTAATGCGACAAAAGTACCGGCTTCAATTTCACCGTGTTGTTTTTCAAATTCAAGAATATCATTTTTTGAAAATGAGAAATTAGCGTCAATTTTTGCGCGCTCTGATTGATCAATAACAATCAGTGGTAACACTAATTCTTTCAGTTCTAACTGATGCAGATAACGAGTATTAGGAACAAAATGACAAGGTGCATCAATATGCGTACCGTATTGGCCCGGGAATGTAAATTGCTGAGCAAAAAAACCATCTTGATAATCAAAAAGGGTTTTGAAGTTAGCTGCGTCAAACATAAAAAAACGAGGTGAATCTTTATCGAAGCTGTGTGTTAAATCTACCCATTTTTTAGATTTGATGATAGAAAGTGCATTCATTAATTCATTTGTCATCGGTTTCCCCTGTCTGATAACGGAAATAGTAATAGAGTGATTTGATCGTTTTTAATGTTATGGATGTTGAATTTGATTTTATTTTAAACAGAAATTAGTTTGCTTTAGTGATAATAAACATAAAGAAAAAACAAAATAAAGCGTTAAACCTGTTTGATAATAAAAATCTTAATCTGACAGAGTGAGTAAAAAAAGATAGGAAGAATAAGGTATGAGATAGCGTGAACGGTTATAACACATGGACGTAAAAAACTAAAAAGTACAAATCACACCAGACATTTCATCAATATTAAAAAAATTCATCCAAATTTTTAACCAGATAAATTCCCACGTATCTTCCCCTTCATAGTAAAAAACGCTTCTTAGCCGATAAGAAACAAAAAAATGTCCTTATTCTTGGCAAAATTGAGCTAAAACAACACGAATATTAGCCATTCTTATAAGACTAAAGCCGTAATTAAATTTCAGAAAAATCCCCCAAAACGATTATTTTCTGATATGAATAGTAGGCTAAGTAAAAAAAGCAGTGTGGCTTATCACAAAAATCAAAATAAAGTCACATTAGAGATGAAAGTTAATTACACAACTGGGAGGACATGACTTTTCTAATAGGAAGATGCATGTTGTTACCGCCACAAAGACAAGGTCAGGAGTCTCATGAATCAACAATATTCTGCTATGCGTAGCAATGTCAGTATGCTCGGCAAGCTACTTGGAGATACGATAAAAGAAGCACTTGGTGAGGAAATTTTAGATAAGGTTGAATCTATTCGAAAATTATCTAAATCATCGCGAGCAGGTAATGAAGTGCAGCGACAAAAGTTGTTGCTCACGTTACAGAATCTATCTAATGATGAATTATTACCCGTTGCTAGAGCATTCAATCAATTTTTGAACCTGACGAATGTAGCTGAACAATATCATAGTATTTCACCTCATGGCGAAGCCGCAAGTAATCCTGTGGCATTGGCAAAATTAATCTCCCGACTAAAAGATAAGAATTTTACCGATACGCAATTAAAAGAAGCCGTAGAACAAATCTCTATTGAGTTGGTATTAACGGCGCATCCAACCGAAATTGCACGTCGTACTCTTATTCATAAGCTGGTTGAAGTGAATACCTGTTTATCTCAACTCGATCATGATGATTTAGCTGATTATGAACGCACGAATATTATGCGTCGCTTACGTCAGTTAGTCGCTCAATCATGGCACACAGATGAAATTAGAAAAGTCCGTCCAACGCCGATTGATGAAGCAAAATGGGGTTTTGCTGTTGTTGAAAATAGTTTATGGGAAGGCGTTCCTGCTTTTTTACGTGAATTTAACGAACAGCTTAAAGAATCGATAGATTACAACTTACCGGTAGAAGCATCACCCATTCGTTTTACATCATGGATGGGAGGCGACCGCGATGGCAACCCAAACGTTACAGCAGAAATCACGCGTCATGCTTTACTGCTAAGTCGCTGGAAAGCAGCTGATTTATTCTTAAATGATATCCAAGTACTTGTTTCAGAACTTTCGATGACAGAAAGTACACCTGAATTACGTGAATTGGCGGGGGGGGGCTGAAGTTGCAGAGCCTTATCGTGAAATCGCTAAACAGCTACGCACTCGCTTACAAGTGACTCGTGATTATTTAGAACAACGCATTAAAGGTCAACAATCATTACCACCAGAAGGTTTGTTGATTGATAACGCAGAGCTTTGGGAGCCACTATACGCATGTTATCAATCACTAAATCAGTGTGGTATGCGTATTATTGCTAATGGACAATTGTTAGATACATTACGCCGTATCCGTTGTTTTGGTTTACAGCTAGTTAAGCTCGATATTCGCCAAGAAAGTACCAATCACACCGAAGCGCTCTCTGAATTAACACAATATTTAGAGTTGGGTGATTACGCGGATTGGTCTGAAGAGCAAAAACAAACATTCTTATTGGAAGAATTAAATTCTAAGCGTCCACTTATCCCGACAAATTGGCAACCAAGTGCGGCGACCCAAGAAGTATTTGAAACTTGCCGTGTCATTGCACAATCACCGAAAGATTCTATCGCCTCTTATGTTATATCAATGGCAAAAGTACCTTCGGATGTATTAGCCGTAAAACTGTTATTGAAAGAAGCGGGTGCGGATATTCGCTTACCGGTTGCGCCGTTATTTGAAACACTTGAAGACTTAAATAACGCTGAAAGTGTAATGACACGTTTGTTTGATATTCCGTGGTATCGCGATTTAATTGATGACAAGCAAATGGTGATGATTGGCTATTCCGACTCTGCAAAAGATGCGGGTGTGATGGCTGCTTCATGGGCACAATATCGAGCACAAGATTCGTTAATCAAACTGTGTGAAAAATCAGGTGTGACATTAACGTTATTCCACGGACGTGGCGGTACAATTGGTCGTGGTGGTGCGCCAGCTCATGCAGCATTACTCTCTCAACCACCAGGAAGTTTAAAAGGTGGCCTGCGTGTGACAGAACAAGGCGAAATGATCCGCTTTAAGTTCGGATTACCACAAGTCACCATCAGTAGCCTTGCTCACTATGCAGGTGCAATCTTAGAAGCGAATTTATTACCACCACCAGAGCCAAAAGCGCCTTGGATTGAGGTAATGGATTCCTTGTCTGACGTTTCTTGTGCAATGTACCGTGACTATGTACGAGGACAAGAAGACTTTGTGCCTTACTTTAGAGCGGCAACGCCAGAAGGCGAGTTGGGTAAACTACCATTAGGCTCACGTCCTGCAAAACGTCGCCCTACTGGAGGTGTTGAAACTTTGCGCGCTATCCCGTGGATCTTCGCATGGACTCAAAACCGCTTAATGCTACCTGCTTGGTTGGGTGCTGGCGCTGCATTACAACATGAAATTGATAGCGGAAAACAAGCGGTATTAGACGATATGTGTGAGAACTGGCCGTTCTTTAATACACGTATTGCGATGTTGGAAATGGTGTACGCTAAAGCAGATTTATGGTTAGCGGAATATTACGACCAACGCTTAGTTGAAGAGCGCTTATGGCCACTAGGTGCAAAATTACGCCAACAACTTTCCGATGATATTAAGAGTGTCTTGGCGATTTCAAAGGATGAGCACTTAATGGCGGATTTACCATGGGTAGCGGAATCTATTGCGTTACGTAATGTGTATACTGATCCATTAAACGTACTTCAGGCTGAGTTATTACAGCGCTCTCGTACTCATAGCGAGTCTGATCCACGCATTGAACAAGCGCTAATGGTAACAATTGCTGGTATTGCAGCTGGTATGCGTAACACAGGCTAGAGCAATCCGTATTTAGAAACTAAAACAGCGCTTAATAACAGCGCTGTTTTTTTATGCTTACTTATTTCAAAGAGGCGATAAATAAAATGCAGTTAACTCAAAAAATAAACCAGCGTTGATGCCAATTATTTACGCTTTTATTGAGAGAGGAAAATAAAGAATAAGTAGAAAATTGTTTTGCGATTATTTTTTGATTTTTTGCATCACAACATTTACGAAAAAGAATAAAAAAACTGCCTAATTCACGAACTACCTGTTGGCGGAGTGCTTTTGCTAATAACTGATCAGATTGTTTATCGGTTTCTTTTAATAGTTGTAAGATTATCTGCAAATAACTTTGTGTTCGTTGAGCTTCTTTTTGTTGGTCGGGTTTACGTGTAATAGAGTCAGGATTAGCACAGTAATAATAGAGAGGTTGGTTATCAAAACCTATTCGCTCTGCAACAAGCGCTAATTGCATTGTCCACAAAATATTTTAATGGTAAAGACCTTCAATAAATTGAAGTTGATGTTTTTTTATTAAGTCATGCCGAGTTAACTGCAACTAAACGAAATGTGGCCATTGATATTGAGTGACGGCATGAATGATCCACTCACTACCTTTTATGACTTTTTGATAAGGCTGTCGTTGATGGATGGTTTTTTGGTGCTTGTTAAGATCACTTGGATTGAATCGTTCATCATTACCAATTAAAACATCAACGTGTTGGGTAACAGCTAATTGATACCAATGTGCGAGTAATTCAGGTTTAATAAAATCATCACTATCAAAAAAAACTATCCATTCGCCTTGCGCATATTTTAAACCCGTATTTCTTGCGCTGGATAATTCTTGATTAGTTTATTGATAAAGCTTCACACGCGCATCTTTTTGGCAATAAGACGTGGCGATTTCAGCACTATTATCTGTCGAACCATCATTAACAATAATGACTTCAATATCGGTGAATGTTTGAGTGATCACACTATCCAATAATCTCGTCATACGAGACGCTTCATTAAACATAGGAACGATGACAGAAATTTGGGGTGTTTTCACAATATTGAGCCAGTTATCAATAAATAAAGTTTTACTATCTTATCCTTTTTTTGCCTTTTCATAAGACTCAATCGCTCTTATTCGTGCTTTGGCGTGATCAACTATCGGTAATGGATAATCAAGAGGATTATTGGTTTTTGCTGTCCACTCATGAGGTGTGTGAATATACCGATTAGGCACATTGGCTAGCTCAGGAAGCCACTGGCGGATAAATTCACCATCAGGATCAAACTTACGGCCTTGGGTTGTGGGATTGAAAATTCGAAAATAAGGTACTGCATCGGTTCCTGTGGATGCGGCCCATTGCCAGCCACCGTTATTTGATGCGAAATCGCCATCAATGAGTTGTGACATAAAATAACGTTCACCCCAACGCCAATCAATTAACAAATCTTTGATAAGAAAACTGGCTGTGAGCATACGTAAACGGTTATGCATCCAACCTGTATGATTAAGCTGTCTCATGGCGGCATCAATAATAGGAAAGCCGGTTAAACCTTGTGCCCAAGCATTAAATTCCGCTTTATCATTGCGCCAATTGATTTTTTCTGTCCAAAGCTGAAAGGCAATGTGTTTGCATAAATGAGGATTAGCCACAATTAAATGTTGGTAAAATTCTCGCCAAATCAATTCGTTAAACCATACGAAAGCACCTGATGCACTGTTTTCCAAAAAGTCAGGTTCAGTTTGGTATAAGCGATTAAAACATTGGCGAATAGACAGTAATCCAATAGAGAGATAAGGGGATAATCGACTTGTGCCATCGACTGCAGGAATATCTCGCCATTTTGCATAATGAGGGGCACTTTCATAACAGAATTGTTTTAAGCGTTTAAGCGCCTCTTCTTCTGTGGCGAGAAAATAGAGTGTTGGTGGATAGTCCAGTGAAAATAATGGCGCTTTTAATGGGGTAACTGTTTTTTGATGTGCCCTTATTTCTGGAGCAGGTAATGACGCATTATCTTGTGAAAAAAAGAGGCGTAAAAATGCATTTCTAAAGGGTGTAAAAACTTTATACATCTCCCCTTGTTGTGTAATCACATTACCCGGTGGAATAAATGTATTGTCATGATAAGCATAAACCGTTGTTTTATTTTCTAGCAATTCAATGACTTTTTTATCACGGCGTTGTTCATTAAGGGCATATTGGTGATTGAAAAAAAGCGCCGTTACTTGATATTGTTGGCAATAGTGTGCCACTTCATTGGCTGCAGTTGAATAAGTATCACTCATGATCAATGTCAGGGGAATATTGAGTTTCGCCAAAGAGATTGAAAGACTGAGTAAGGCATCATGAATAAACGCCTGACATGACAAAGCCATATTATGGGCTTTCCATTGTTCAGGCGTGATGGTGAAAAGAGCATGCACCTGTGCGTGTTTATCTTGGCAAGCATTAAAGAGTGCTTTGTTATCTGTCACTCTTAAATCATGACGAAACCAAACTAAATGAACAGGAGACGGGTGCATGTAACCTCTCTTAATCTAATTTAGGATGTTGATCGATAAGGGCTTGACGTTTTTTCTGTAATGCTTCAATTTCTGCCTCGATATCTTCAACACGGTGTTCAATACTATCATAGTGCTCTGATAAAATTTCTTTAGCTTCTGATTTATCAGATGCTGCCGGTGTTGCTCCACGCAATGGTTTATTGGCAGTTTCAATCATCTTAATCCCTGTGATCAAACCGACAACGGCAACAATCATCAGATAATAAGCAGGCATATACAAATCACCGGTCGCTTCAACTAACCATGCAGCTACTGTTGGTGTTGCACCCGCAATTAATACAGAGATATTAAATGCGATGGCTAGTGCACTATAACGAATATGGGTCGGGAATATGGCAGGTAAAATGGATGCCATTACTCCAGTAAAACAGTTAAGTAAAACCGCAAGAATTAATAATCCTAAGAAAATTAAACCGATTTCATCACTGTTAATCATCATAAATGCTGGGTAAGCAAGGACAAACAAGCCAATACTACCGCCAATAACAAAGGGTTTACGACCAATTTTGTCACTCAATAACCCAATGACAGGTTGTACGAACAACATACCTATCATAATCGCGATGATGATCAGCACACCGTGATCT
This genomic stretch from Proteus vulgaris harbors:
- the rpmE gene encoding 50S ribosomal protein L31: MQKDIHPKYEEITASCSCGNVMKINSTAGHNLNLDVCDKCHPFYTGKQRDVATGGRVDLFNKRFKIPGSK
- the metJ gene encoding transcriptional repressor protein MetJ, with the protein product MAEWNGEYISPYAEHGKKSEQVKKITVSIPLKVLKILTDERTRRQVNNLKHATNSELLCEAFLHAFTGQPLPNDEDLRKERNDEIPEEAKEIMRQHGVDPDTWEY
- the metB_1 gene encoding cystathionine gamma-synthase, with translation MTKKTATLAIHNGLNEDTQFGCVVPPIYLSSTYNFLEFNQPREHDYSRRGNPTRDMVQKALAELEGGVGAVVTSSGMSAIHLICTVFLKPGDVIVAPHDCYGGSYRLFNSQQERGAYRVIFVDQNDDIALKQALLHQPKIVFIETPSNPLLRITDIQKISELAHQQGALVVADNTFMSPVLQKPLTLGADIVVHSCTKYLNGHSDIVAGVVICQCQKQLEELSWWANNIGVTSGAFDSYLLLRGIRTLVPRIRLQQENAQTLVAFLQTQPLVEKMYYPALENHAGHQIAKKQQQGFGAMLSFELKGGVEVIKLFLSHLTLFTLAESLGGVETLICHPATMTHAGMSDEAKKIAGISPSLLRISVGIEDSQDLINDLQNAFDAATKR
- the metL gene encoding bifunctional aspartate kinase II/homoserine dehydrogenase II, giving the protein MSVVAIKQQAEPICRQLHKFGGSSLADIKCYQRVVNIMTNYSQPNDLMVVSAAGSTTNQLISWLKLSQSDRISAHQVQQTLRRYQLSLIEGLLSKENAELLSQAFIADLERLSYLLDKPMTEATYAEVVGHGEIWSARLMAKLLTEQGLPSIWLDAREFLCAERAAQPQVNEILSRPLLQSLLAKHPECRFVVTGFISRNQQGETVLLGRNGSDYSATQVGALADVGKVTIWSDVAGVYSADPRKVKDACLLPLLRLDEASELARLAAPVLHTRTLQPVSGSNIDLQLRCSYQPEQGSTRIERVLASGTGAKIVTSHDDVCLIELQLSSHQNFEQVAKEVDELLKRAQIRPLATGVDKDSQLLQLCYTSEVANSALDVLQDAVLPGKLHLREGFSLVALVGAGVCKNPLHCHRFYQQLKDQPVEFIWHAEDNISLVAVLRNYTEHLLQGLHQTLFRAEKQIGLVLFGKGNIGSRWLELFAREQEPLSARSDFEFILAGVVDSRRSLLDYQGINPSRALAFFDEEATEHTEESLYLWMRAHPYDDLVVVDITANESLATSYEDFASYGFHVISANKIAGSASSLRYRATRDAFSKTGRHWLYNATVGAGLPINHTVRDLRESGDSILSISGIFSGTLSWLFLQFDGSVPFSELVEQAWQQGLTEPDPRIDLSGQDVMRKLVILAREAGYDIEPEQVRVESLVPVEAETGSLEAFFDNSALINEQMAQRLAAANEMDMVLRYIARFDANGKAKVGVEAVRKDHPLASLLPGDNLFAIESRWYRDNPLVIRGPGAGRDVTAGAIQSDLNRLSQLL
- a CDS encoding Putative cyclase gives rise to the protein MTNELMNALSIIKSKKWVDLTHSFDKDSPRFFMFDAANFKTLFDYQDGFFAQQFTFPGQYGTHIDAPCHFVPNTRYLHQLELKELVLPLIVIDQSERAKIDANFSFSKNDILEFEKQHGEIEAGTFVALRTDWSKRWPSQEAMDNKDAEGKNQIPGWGLDALKFLFEERKIKAIGHETFDTDPAKEFHKNNALLGEYYVLEQDTYQIELMTNLDQLPTRGAVIFNIVAKPNNATGFPVRSFAILP
- the ppc_1 gene encoding phosphoenolpyruvate carboxylase, which gives rise to MNQQYSAMRSNVSMLGKLLGDTIKEALGEEILDKVESIRKLSKSSRAGNEVQRQKLLLTLQNLSNDELLPVARAFNQFLNLTNVAEQYHSISPHGEAASNPVALAKLISRLKDKNFTDTQLKEAVEQISIELVLTAHPTEIARRTLIHKLVEVNTCLSQLDHDDLADYERTNIMRRLRQLVAQSWHTDEIRKVRPTPIDEAKWGFAVVENSLWEGVPAFLREFNEQLKESIDYNLPVEASPIRFTSWMGGDRDGNPNVTAEITRHALLLSRWKAADLFLNDIQVLVSELSMTESTPELRELAGGG
- the ppc_2 gene encoding phosphoenolpyruvate carboxylase, yielding MNWRGGAEVAEPYREIAKQLRTRLQVTRDYLEQRIKGQQSLPPEGLLIDNAELWEPLYACYQSLNQCGMRIIANGQLLDTLRRIRCFGLQLVKLDIRQESTNHTEALSELTQYLELGDYADWSEEQKQTFLLEELNSKRPLIPTNWQPSAATQEVFETCRVIAQSPKDSIASYVISMAKVPSDVLAVKLLLKEAGADIRLPVAPLFETLEDLNNAESVMTRLFDIPWYRDLIDDKQMVMIGYSDSAKDAGVMAASWAQYRAQDSLIKLCEKSGVTLTLFHGRGGTIGRGGAPAHAALLSQPPGSLKGGLRVTEQGEMIRFKFGLPQVTISSLAHYAGAILEANLLPPPEPKAPWIEVMDSLSDVSCAMYRDYVRGQEDFVPYFRAATPEGELGKLPLGSRPAKRRPTGGVETLRAIPWIFAWTQNRLMLPAWLGAGAALQHEIDSGKQAVLDDMCENWPFFNTRIAMLEMVYAKADLWLAEYYDQRLVEERLWPLGAKLRQQLSDDIKSVLAISKDEHLMADLPWVAESIALRNVYTDPLNVLQAELLQRSRTHSESDPRIEQALMVTIAGIAAGMRNTG
- a CDS encoding glycosyl transferase, whose protein sequence is MQLALVAERIGFDNQPLYYYCANPDSITRKPDQQKEAQRTQSYLQIILQLLKETDKQSDQLLAKALRQQVVRELGSFFILFRKCCDAKNQKIIAKQFSTYSLFSSLNKSVNNWHQRWFIF
- the hyaD gene encoding glycosyl transferase; translation: MKTPQISVIVPMFNEASRMTRLLDSVITQTFTDIEVIIVNDGSTDNSAEIATSYCQKDARVKLYQ